One part of the Maritimibacter sp. DP1N21-5 genome encodes these proteins:
- a CDS encoding S49 family peptidase: MKRFIPFMKPDPMVAVIRLHGTISTGARGQLSDHSLGPVIERAFKRKPAAVALSVNSPGGSPVQSSLIAARIRRLADENEVPVYAFVEDAAASGGYWLACAADEIYADRSSIVGSIGVIMASFGFADFIGKHGIERRVYTSGESKSQLDPFRPENPEDVARIKALGGQIHEAFIDHVKASRGVRLADEPAVFSGEFWAGERARELGLVDGIEHLVPFMKTKFGKDVKFSVFGPKKSLFKRFGAQVASETLDVLDDRLAWSRFGL, encoded by the coding sequence ATGAAGCGCTTCATTCCGTTCATGAAACCGGACCCGATGGTTGCGGTCATACGCCTTCACGGCACGATTTCCACCGGCGCACGTGGGCAGTTGAGCGATCACAGCCTGGGCCCGGTGATCGAACGCGCCTTCAAGCGCAAGCCAGCCGCGGTGGCGCTCTCGGTCAATTCGCCGGGCGGCAGTCCCGTGCAATCCTCGCTCATCGCGGCGCGCATCCGGCGTCTGGCCGACGAGAACGAGGTGCCCGTCTATGCCTTCGTCGAGGATGCTGCCGCCTCGGGCGGCTATTGGCTCGCCTGTGCGGCGGACGAGATCTATGCCGACCGGTCCTCGATCGTGGGCTCCATCGGCGTCATCATGGCGAGCTTCGGCTTTGCGGATTTCATCGGCAAGCACGGTATCGAACGGCGCGTCTACACCTCGGGCGAGAGCAAGTCGCAGCTCGATCCCTTCCGCCCCGAAAACCCCGAGGACGTGGCCCGGATCAAGGCGCTCGGTGGCCAGATCCACGAGGCCTTCATCGACCATGTGAAAGCCTCCCGGGGCGTGCGGCTGGCGGACGAGCCCGCCGTGTTCTCGGGCGAATTCTGGGCGGGCGAACGTGCGCGGGAGCTTGGGCTCGTTGACGGAATCGAACATCTGGTACCCTTTATGAAGACGAAATTCGGGAAAGACGTGAAGTTTTCCGTCTTTGGCCCCAAGAAGTCGCTCTTCAAACGGTTTGGCGCGCAGGTCGCGTCGGAGACGCTGGATGTGCTCGACGACCGACTCGCCTGGTCGCGGTTCGGTCTCTGA
- the uvrC gene encoding excinuclease ABC subunit UvrC — MDETGQNPTSPDGTPQGPEGRRGHALIGDYVRKLDNSPGVYRMLDDKGRVLYVGKAKSLKNRVSNYANRTGHSARIARMISQTASMMFLTTRTETEALLLEQNLIKQLKPHFNVLLRDDKSFPNILVTKDHGFPQIRKHRGAKKTKGAYYGPFASADAVNRTLNQLQKVFLLRNCSDAMFESRTRPCLLYQIKRCSGPCDGRVSQADYAELVKDAERFLSGKSTKVQSELAAEMQKASAEMEFERAAILRDRIAALTRVQSSQGINPRGVTEADVIALHMEGGQACVQVFFIRANQNWGNRDFYPKTGAGAGEAEVLQAFIGQFYDTKDPARLLLLSHDIEDRELMAGALGEKLGRKVTIEVPQRGEKMELMANAARNARESLGRKMSESATQARLLDGLAEAFALDGPPKRIEVYDNSHIQGAHAVGAMIVAGAEGFLKSQYRKFNIKGEELTPGDDFGMMKEVLTRRFKRLLKEDPDRQTEAWPDLLLIDGGAGQVSAVNQIMEDLGVEDIAMVGVAKGIDRDAGKEEFHRHGERPFALKRNDPVLYFVQRLRDEAHRFAIGTHRAKRAKAISANPLDDIPGVGAGRKKALLSHFGSAKAVSTASLEDLQNVTGISEALAETIHGFFHERG, encoded by the coding sequence ATGGACGAAACAGGCCAGAACCCTACGTCGCCGGATGGCACGCCTCAGGGCCCCGAGGGGCGTCGTGGCCATGCGCTCATCGGGGATTACGTGCGCAAGCTCGATAATTCGCCCGGCGTCTACCGGATGCTCGATGACAAGGGCCGGGTGCTCTATGTGGGCAAAGCGAAAAGCCTGAAGAACCGGGTCTCGAATTACGCAAATCGCACCGGCCATTCCGCCCGTATCGCGCGGATGATTTCGCAGACGGCGAGCATGATGTTCCTGACCACGCGCACCGAAACCGAGGCGCTGCTGCTCGAACAAAACCTCATCAAGCAACTCAAGCCGCATTTCAACGTGCTCCTGCGCGACGACAAGTCGTTTCCGAACATCCTCGTGACCAAGGACCACGGCTTTCCGCAGATCCGCAAACATCGCGGCGCGAAGAAGACGAAGGGAGCCTACTATGGCCCGTTTGCTAGTGCGGATGCGGTCAATCGAACATTGAACCAGCTTCAGAAGGTTTTTTTGCTGCGCAACTGCTCGGACGCGATGTTCGAAAGTCGCACGCGGCCCTGTCTTCTCTACCAGATCAAGCGGTGTTCGGGGCCCTGTGACGGACGGGTGTCCCAAGCCGATTACGCCGAGCTTGTGAAGGACGCCGAGCGGTTCCTGTCGGGCAAATCGACCAAGGTGCAATCCGAGCTTGCGGCCGAGATGCAGAAGGCCTCGGCGGAGATGGAGTTCGAGCGCGCCGCCATCCTGCGCGACCGGATCGCGGCGCTCACCCGCGTGCAGTCGTCGCAGGGCATCAACCCGCGCGGCGTGACCGAGGCTGACGTCATCGCGCTCCACATGGAGGGGGGCCAGGCCTGCGTGCAGGTATTCTTCATCCGGGCGAACCAGAACTGGGGCAACCGCGACTTCTACCCCAAGACCGGGGCGGGCGCGGGCGAGGCCGAGGTGTTGCAGGCCTTCATCGGCCAGTTCTACGACACCAAGGACCCGGCGCGGCTGCTGCTCCTGTCCCACGACATCGAGGACCGCGAGTTGATGGCGGGCGCTCTGGGCGAAAAACTCGGGCGCAAGGTCACGATCGAAGTGCCCCAGCGGGGCGAGAAGATGGAACTCATGGCCAATGCTGCGCGGAATGCGCGTGAATCGCTGGGCCGCAAGATGTCGGAAAGCGCGACCCAAGCGCGGCTGCTCGACGGGTTGGCCGAGGCCTTTGCGCTCGATGGTCCGCCCAAGCGGATCGAGGTCTACGACAACTCCCACATCCAGGGCGCCCATGCGGTCGGCGCCATGATCGTGGCCGGGGCCGAGGGATTCCTGAAGTCGCAATACCGTAAGTTCAACATAAAAGGCGAAGAGCTGACCCCCGGCGACGACTTCGGCATGATGAAAGAGGTGTTGACCCGGCGTTTCAAGCGGCTCCTGAAGGAGGATCCGGATCGCCAGACCGAGGCCTGGCCCGACCTCCTCCTCATCGACGGCGGGGCGGGGCAGGTGTCGGCGGTGAACCAGATCATGGAGGATCTGGGGGTCGAGGACATCGCCATGGTGGGCGTCGCCAAGGGGATCGACCGGGACGCCGGCAAAGAGGAGTTCCATCGGCATGGTGAGCGGCCCTTCGCGCTCAAACGCAACGACCCCGTGCTCTATTTCGTCCAGCGCTTGCGCGACGAGGCGCACCGTTTCGCCATCGGCACGCATCGTGCGAAACGGGCCAAGGCGATCTCGGCCAACCCGCTGGACGACATTCCCGGCGTGGGCGCGGGCCGCAAGAAAGCGCTTCTGAGCCATTTCGGAAGCGCCAAGGCCGTGTCCACCGCGTCGCTTGAGGATTTGCAGAACGTCACCGGAATTTCCGAGGCACTGGCCGAAACCATCCACGGTTTCTTCCATGAAAGAGGATAG
- a CDS encoding calcium/sodium antiporter yields the protein MIVNLLLVALGLVILLLAGDSLVKGAVNLALRAGIPALIVSLTIVAFGTSAPELLVSIKAVLDGAPGLALGNVVGSNIANVLLVLGVPALFFGLSTRDCDSRDSFIQMMVATVLFVTLAALFGGFGWVQGVILLAGLAFMLAHAFRESMRHRRAGQAVEGDELDEVEGADPDLAGWKIGLFLVIGLVGLPIGANLLVENATEIARVLGVSETVIGLTLVAVGTSLPELATTVMAAYRRQTDVVLGNVIGSNMFNLLGIIGVAAFVGRIPVDPLMLRFDMVVMFASSLLLAPFVFKGWYMGRVWGTALVALYALYTVMVIL from the coding sequence ATGATCGTCAATCTTCTTCTCGTGGCCCTCGGGTTGGTCATCCTTCTGCTGGCAGGCGACAGCCTCGTGAAGGGGGCGGTGAACCTCGCGCTTCGGGCCGGGATTCCGGCGCTCATCGTGTCCCTCACGATCGTGGCCTTCGGGACTTCGGCGCCCGAGCTTCTGGTGTCGATCAAGGCGGTGCTCGACGGAGCGCCCGGGCTTGCGCTGGGCAATGTCGTGGGGTCGAACATCGCCAATGTGCTCTTGGTGCTTGGCGTGCCCGCATTGTTTTTCGGGCTTTCCACCCGCGACTGCGACAGCCGTGACAGCTTCATCCAGATGATGGTGGCGACGGTGCTCTTCGTTACGCTGGCGGCGCTTTTTGGCGGTTTCGGCTGGGTGCAGGGCGTGATCCTGCTGGCAGGCCTCGCCTTCATGCTCGCCCATGCCTTCCGCGAGTCGATGCGCCACCGCCGTGCCGGGCAGGCCGTCGAAGGCGATGAACTGGACGAGGTCGAGGGTGCGGACCCAGACCTTGCCGGCTGGAAGATCGGCCTCTTCCTCGTGATCGGCCTCGTCGGTCTTCCTATCGGGGCCAATCTCCTCGTCGAGAACGCGACCGAGATCGCCCGCGTTCTGGGTGTGTCGGAAACCGTGATCGGCCTGACGCTGGTCGCCGTGGGCACCTCGCTTCCCGAACTCGCGACCACGGTCATGGCGGCCTACCGGCGTCAGACCGACGTGGTCTTGGGCAACGTCATCGGCTCGAACATGTTCAACCTTCTGGGCATCATCGGTGTCGCGGCCTTCGTCGGGCGCATCCCGGTGGATCCGCTCATGCTGCGCTTCGACATGGTCGTCATGTTCGCCTCCTCGCTTCTGCTCGCGCCCTTCGTCTTCAAGGGCTGGTACATGGGCCGGGTCTGGGGCACCGCGCTGGTGGCGCTCTATGCGCTCTACACCGTCATGGTGATCCTGTGA
- a CDS encoding SDR family oxidoreductase produces the protein MALYLGQRGYEVAVHYSGSEDGAEETARALRDMGVSAATLQADLLDMEATQALVPRASEALGKPLTVLVNSASIFEHDGFDDATPESWDRAINSNLRAPFFLTQSFADQAPRAIPDDRGEPVAQALVLNMIDQRVKKLTPHFASYTIAKMGLWAMTQTAARALAPHVRVNGIGPGPTLQGAHQGAEDFAEQRANTVLARGSNPEDICAALGYFLDARAVTGQMLAVDGGQHLAWQTPDLTSRD, from the coding sequence ATGGCGCTCTATTTGGGCCAGCGGGGCTACGAAGTGGCCGTGCACTATTCCGGGTCCGAGGACGGTGCCGAGGAAACCGCCCGTGCCCTGCGGGATATGGGCGTTTCCGCCGCCACGCTACAGGCCGATCTTCTGGACATGGAGGCCACGCAGGCCCTCGTGCCGCGCGCGTCGGAGGCGCTGGGCAAGCCGCTTACCGTCCTTGTGAACTCGGCCTCGATCTTCGAGCACGACGGGTTCGACGACGCCACGCCCGAAAGCTGGGACCGCGCGATCAACTCGAACCTCCGTGCGCCCTTCTTCCTGACCCAGTCCTTCGCCGACCAAGCCCCTCGTGCCATCCCCGACGACCGGGGCGAGCCGGTCGCACAGGCGCTGGTCCTGAACATGATCGACCAACGGGTGAAGAAACTGACCCCGCATTTCGCCAGCTACACCATCGCCAAGATGGGTCTCTGGGCCATGACCCAGACTGCGGCCCGCGCGCTGGCGCCTCATGTGCGGGTGAACGGCATCGGACCAGGACCCACCCTCCAGGGTGCACACCAGGGTGCCGAGGACTTCGCCGAACAGCGCGCAAACACGGTCCTCGCCCGTGGCTCGAACCCCGAGGATATCTGCGCGGCGCTGGGCTACTTCCTCGATGCGCGCGCCGTAACCGGACAGATGCTCGCAGTCGACGGCGGACAGCATCTCGCCTGGCAGACACCGGATCTGACGTCACGGGATTGA